CAAAGTACTCCAGCAGGTACGCCCGGCGGCACGACGTAGACTCTGCCAGCCTGACCATCTGACCCAGCTTAGCGCGGGCGTTTCCGCGCTCCGCTGGATCCTCAATCCGGTCGATGAAATACTCATGCTTCGCGCTGTCGCCATATGAGTAGAACAGCAGGCACTCGGCCGGCAGGCCGTCGCGCCCTGCGCGGCCGGTCTCCTGGTAGTAGCCTTCAAGGCTTTTGGGCAGATCGTAGTGAACCACAAGTCTCACATCCGGCTTATCGATGCCCATGCCGAACGCGATGGTGGCGACGACTACGGGCACCTGGTCGCGGATGAACTTTTCCTGGTTGTCCTGGCGTACGGCGGCGTCCAGCCCTGCGTGGTAAGGCAGGGCGTTGTGCCCGCGCGCGACCAGGTCGGCGGCGAGCGCATCGGTATCCTTTCGGGAGAAGCAGTAAACGATTGCGGGCTCACCCCTGTGTTTTTCCAGGAGCGTGAGGAGCGTGGTAAATGGTTCTCGCTTCGGGACGACCTCATAAGAGAGGTTGGCCCGGTTGAAGCTGGACTGGAAGGTGCGGGCCGCGCCGATTGCGAGCTGTTCGATGATATCGTCGCGCACGCGAGGAGTCGCGCTGGCGGTGAGAGCTGTAACGGGCACCCGCGGGAACTCGTCTCGCAGCCCCTTGAGGTTGCGGTAGTCCGGCCGGAAGTCGTGGCCCCACTCGGAGATGCAGTGCGCCTCGTCGATGGCGACGAGGCTGATTTTAATCGCCCCGAGGAAGCGCCTGAAGTCGGGGATGGCGAGGCGCTCGGGAGCGACGTACAGAATCTTCACCCGCCCCGCCATTGCCCGTCGCTGGACGCCGGCGATATCGGCCGCGCGCATCGTGCTGTTCACGAACTCGGCGGCGATGCCGTTCGCCTTCAGCGCGTCCACCTGGTCCTTCATCAGCGATATCAGCGGCGAGACGACGATGGTAACACCATCCAGGCACAGCGCGGGAAGCTGGTAGCACAGCGACTTGCCGCCGCCGGTAGGCATGAGGACAAGCGCGTCTTTGCCGGCGAGGACGTGGCCGATAATCTCTTCCTGTAGCGGCAGAAAGCGGTCATAGCCGAAGTGGGACTTGAGGGCCGAGAGGATGTCGTGTGCGGAGACCGGCATAGGACCCTCCCGGCAAATTCAGGGGCAGGGACGACGTTTCGATTAGAACGCAAATATACCTGAATCAGAACAAACAATCAACCTGCCGATTTGCGCGCTTTCTTACGGGCGGGCCTGACATCGTACTCCGCCTTCGACTCCGCCACCATAGAACGCTTCACCGGCGCTACGCCGTCCAGCCGTGCCTCGATCTCATCCAGCCGCCGCTCTATCCGCGCCTGCACGTCCCCGCGCGAAAGTATGTCCACCACATACTGGTTGAGGCTCACATCCTGCTTCTTCGCAGCCTCCGCCAGCGACCGGTGGAGGGACGTCGGCACGCGGACGTTGAACTTGCCGCTGTACTCCTCGGAGTAGGAGGGTTCAGGAATGTCGTGGCCACGTTCGTATTCGACCTCTATCCAGAGCTCCCGGGCTTCTCTGGCCATTTGCGGGAGCTCCTCAAGACTATCTGCCTGCGTAAAGCAATTGGGCAGGTCAGGAAAAACGACAACGTACGCCCCGTTTGGCTGGTCCGGGTCGACAACAACCTCAAAGGGATAGTTGAGCTTCAGATAGTAGTCGAGAGGCTTTCGGTCCAGAGACGCCTTCTTAAGCATCTTTCCCGTCCAGAATCACCGACTTGATAAAAAGAGCCAGGTACGGCCGCGCCACGTACCTACCCGACTGGAGAGGAACCGGAAGTGTCCTCCGTCCAGGCTTGGTAAACGCAACGTGGCTGCCTCGCTGTCTCTCCATGGTCCATCAGAAGTGTTCCATAACTTTACGAACATCTTCGAAGTCCATATCGGGAGGCTTTGACATCAGCCTCCGTATTAGCTTCTCAATCTGCGTCATTTCGCCTCGCTTATAGTACCACAGGCGGTACTAGTTCGCACTCTGTTCTATTGCTTGCCCAGGCTTGCCTCCACCATCTCAATGAGGTCCTTCGCCTGCTTTTGCTGGGCGTTGGGGTTGGACTGGATGCCCTCGTTGAACATCTGGAGGCAGAAGGGGCAGGAGACGCCGACGGTGTCCGCCTTCGTCTCCAGGAACTGTTCAGTGCGAACGTGGTTGACCCGCCGTCCCCTGCTCTCCTCTATCCACATGTGGCCGCCGCCCGCGCCGCAGCAGAAGCCGCGGTCCTTGCACCGCGTCATCTCCACCAGCTTCAGGCCGGGAATGACGTTAGCAATGTCGCGCGGGGCGTCGTACACGCCGTTGTGGCGGCCCAGGTAGCAAGAGTCGTGATAGGCCATTGTCGTGTTCAGCTCGACGACCGGTTTGATCTTCCCCTGCGCGATTAGGCCGGCGACGAACTGGGTGTAGTGGACGACCTCGTAATTGCCGGCCAGGTGCGGGTACTCGTTCT
This genomic stretch from SAR202 cluster bacterium harbors:
- the recQ gene encoding DNA helicase RecQ, whose translation is MPVSAHDILSALKSHFGYDRFLPLQEEIIGHVLAGKDALVLMPTGGGKSLCYQLPALCLDGVTIVVSPLISLMKDQVDALKANGIAAEFVNSTMRAADIAGVQRRAMAGRVKILYVAPERLAIPDFRRFLGAIKISLVAIDEAHCISEWGHDFRPDYRNLKGLRDEFPRVPVTALTASATPRVRDDIIEQLAIGAARTFQSSFNRANLSYEVVPKREPFTTLLTLLEKHRGEPAIVYCFSRKDTDALAADLVARGHNALPYHAGLDAAVRQDNQEKFIRDQVPVVVATIAFGMGIDKPDVRLVVHYDLPKSLEGYYQETGRAGRDGLPAECLLFYSYGDSAKHEYFIDRIEDPAERGNARAKLGQMVRLAESTSCRRAYLLEYFGETYDQDNCKSCDVCLAPAEEFDGTEIAQKVVSAVVRTGERFGAVHVIDVLRGGNTKKIRDFGHDQLSVYGIVKDFSREDLVTIVQQLLRKGILEKSADEFPVLRVSSSGWSFLKNRERMVLVRPRQAPTHSAAPVAEVAFDRGLFERLRSLRKQIAESRGVPPFVIFGDVALQQMSFYVPQSHDSFAMISGVGREKLAQLGDAFLGEIRRYAAEHGLQERPNRSRPERKGRPDSGPSERHMETRALIEQGLSIQEVASRRGRSPATIMEHLETLVRQGVQVRIDHLLPPRDRVTRIVEAFKTTGTPTLTPVRELLGETYTFDEIRTVRLMVTQAQAPAPNNSPV
- a CDS encoding toxin-antitoxin system HicB family antitoxin codes for the protein MLKKASLDRKPLDYYLKLNYPFEVVVDPDQPNGAYVVVFPDLPNCFTQADSLEELPQMAREARELWIEVEYERGHDIPEPSYSEEYSGKFNVRVPTSLHRSLAEAAKKQDVSLNQYVVDILSRGDVQARIERRLDEIEARLDGVAPVKRSMVAESKAEYDVRPARKKARKSAG